From one Anopheles bellator chromosome 1, idAnoBellAS_SP24_06.2, whole genome shotgun sequence genomic stretch:
- the LOC131206647 gene encoding 5-hydroxytryptamine receptor-like, protein MDFHKAPPPRPPSLAAGLSKANEVYDYIFIDSGSPDSYLSADVGGIVNETFLGNVSASVLGNATDPGTAGAGLGLNGTDAEPLADVIVMAVTSLVLGLMILVTVIGNVFVIAAIILERNLQNVANYLVASLAVADLFVACLVMPLGAVYEISRGWILGPELCDIWTSCDVLCCTASILHLVAIATDRYWAVTNIDYIHSRTSRRVFTMIFLVWFASVIVSLAPQFGWKDPEYLQRIEQQKCMVSQNISYQVFATCCTFYVPLFVILVLYWKIYQTARRRIHRRGPKLPATPNSSNQEETPKPKSKIRFHLKKKFTNPSKSAVSSLGLVEGNSTNTVNTVEDTEADSATNADKKGAETAFSGDEVSPTPLSNSQIPTVSYEVTHRQLAQSGATESNNNNNRTITKRSPSGNGSGPAAPLLLPAATPLHPDGPQTPQEQHQESQAGGAGQTAHANQTTGLKPPAAGGGAGAAGQLQGAGSALHIASSPNPHAQVSKRKETLEAKRERKAAKTLAIITGAFVVCWLPFFLTALLLPLCESCSINDTVASLFLWLGYFNSTLNPVIYTIFSPEFRQAFKRILFGSHRSATYRRGKL, encoded by the exons ATGGATTTCCAcaaagcaccaccaccccgaccGCCGAGCCTGGCGGCTGGCCTGTCCAAGGCGAACG AAGTGTACGATTATATATTCATCGACAGCGGTAGCCCCGATTCGTACCTGAGTGCCGACGTCGGTGGCATCGTTAATGAGACGTTCCTCGGCAACGTCTCGGCCAGTGTCCTCGGGAACGCCACCGACCCGGgcacggccggggccgggcttgGCCTTAACGGTACCGACGCGGAACCGCTGGCCGATGTGATCGTGATGGCGGTCACCTCGCTCGTACTTGGACTGATGATTTTAGTTACCGTGATAG GAAACGTTTTCGTAATAGCAGCCATCATTTTAGAGCGTAATTTACAAAATGTAGCTAATTATCTGGTCGCatcgctggccgtggccgatcTGTTCGTGGCGTGCCTGGTGATGCCGCTCGGTGCCGTGTACGAG ATAAGCCGTGGCTGGATCCTGGGGCCGGAGCTGTGTGATATTTGGACGTCGTGCGATGTGCTCTGCTGTACCGCTTCGATCCTGCACCTGGTGGCGATCGCCACCGACAG GTACTGGGCGGTGACGAACATCGACTACATCCACTCCCGGACCAGCCGCCGGGTATTTACGATGATCTTCCTCGTGTGGTTCGCGTCCGTCATCGTGTCCCTGGCACCGCAGTTCGGCTGGAAGGACCCCGAGTACCTGCAGCGGATAGAGCAACAGAAGTGTATGGTCTCGCAGAACATCTCCTACCAG GTCTTTGCCACGTGCTGCACGTTTTATGTGCCCCTGTTCGTGATCCTGGTGCTGTACTGGAAAATCTACCAAACCGCCCGGCGACGGATACACCGGCGGGGTCCGAAGCTGCCCGCCacacccaacagcagcaaccag GAGGAAACACCAAAACCCAAATCCAAGATACGATTTCATCTGAAGAAAAAGTTCACGAACCCGAGCAAATCGGCCGTCTCGTCGCTCGGGCTGGTCGAGGGCAACTCCACCAACACGGTCAACACGGTCGAGGACACGGAGGCGGACAGCGCGACCAACGCGGACAAGAAGGGCGCGGAGACGGCGTTCAGCGGCGACGAGGTGAGTCC CACCCCCCTTAGCAATAGCCAAATCCCGACGGTTTCGTACGAGGTGACGCACCGGCAGCTGGCACAGTCCGGTGCTACGGAATcgaacaataacaataaccgGACGATAACCAAACGCAGCCCGAGCGGAAACGGCAGTGGACCGGCCGCACCCCTGCTGCTCCCGGCGGCCACTCCGCTGCACCCGGATGGGCCCCAAACGCCacaggagcagcaccaggagTCCCAGGCCGGCGGTGCTGGGCAGACGGCGCACGCCAACCAGACCACCGGCCTCaaaccaccggccgccgggggTGGTGCCGGGGCTGCTGGGCAGCTGCAGGGGGCCGGCTCCGCGCTCCACATCGCCAGCAGCCCGAATCCGCATGCCCAGGTCTCGAAGCGCAAGGAGACGCTCGAGGCGAAGCGCGAGCGCAAGGCGGCGAAAACGCTGGCCATCATCACGGGTGCGTTCGTCGTGTGCTGGCTGCCCTTCTTCCTCAccgccctgctgctgcccctcTGCGAGAGCTGCTCCATCAACGACACGGTCGCGTCGCTCTTCCTGTGGCTCGGCTACTTCAACTCCACGCTCAACCCGGTCATCTACACCATCTTCAGCCCCGAGTTCCGGCAGGCCTTCAAGCGCATCCTGTTCGGCAGCCACCGCTCGGCCACGTACCGGCGCGGCAAGCTGTAG